A single region of the Halorubrum depositum genome encodes:
- a CDS encoding ATPase domain-containing protein, protein MAASLPDRVSTGVPGLDEILSGGLIPERSYMIRGRAGSGKTILSLHFLQRGVDEGETSLFINLEEDVRDLEANAAALGFDTDAIEFLDLSPGADVFTEEQSYEVFAPSEVESEPLTEQIVEGVTAVDPDRVVVDPLTQLRFLLSDDYQFRKQVVGFMRFLKERDVTVAFTVQNTASLPTDDLEFITDGTIRLGAEEYGKTIDVPKFRGSSTQSGDHAYRVTDAGIEVYPALQPGKHTGEFDFEQISSGIEGVDDLLHGGLERGTVSIVSGPTGVGKTTLSTQFMKEAAGRGERSVIYLFEENRQTFLTRSRAVGIPVDEMIERGTLQVNEVEALERSPQEFARMVREEVEERGADIVMVDGIAGYRLTLRGEEGMMLQQMHALGRYLKNMGVTAIFIDETRNITGQFKATVENISYLADNIVFLRHLEVQGEMRKAIGVLKKRTSDFERTIREFRITEEGVSVGEPMTGLRGILSGTPEVVDDASGLERADEE, encoded by the coding sequence ATGGCTGCGTCACTGCCCGATCGCGTGTCGACCGGCGTCCCTGGCCTCGACGAGATACTGTCCGGGGGGCTGATCCCGGAGCGAAGCTACATGATCCGCGGTCGGGCGGGCAGCGGGAAGACGATCCTCAGCCTCCACTTCCTCCAGCGGGGCGTCGACGAGGGCGAGACCTCGCTGTTCATCAACTTAGAGGAGGACGTCCGCGACCTCGAGGCGAACGCGGCCGCGCTCGGCTTCGACACGGACGCGATCGAGTTTCTCGACCTCAGTCCGGGTGCCGACGTGTTCACCGAGGAGCAGTCGTACGAGGTGTTCGCGCCGTCGGAGGTCGAGAGCGAACCGCTCACCGAGCAGATCGTGGAGGGCGTCACCGCGGTCGATCCCGACCGCGTCGTCGTCGACCCGCTGACCCAGCTCCGATTCCTGTTGTCCGACGACTACCAGTTCCGCAAGCAGGTCGTCGGATTCATGCGATTCCTGAAAGAACGCGACGTGACCGTGGCCTTCACCGTCCAGAACACCGCCTCGCTGCCGACCGACGACCTGGAGTTCATCACGGACGGGACGATCCGGCTGGGCGCGGAGGAGTACGGGAAGACGATCGACGTGCCGAAGTTCCGCGGCTCGTCGACGCAGAGCGGCGACCACGCCTATCGGGTGACAGACGCCGGCATCGAGGTGTACCCGGCGCTCCAGCCCGGGAAGCACACCGGTGAGTTCGACTTCGAACAGATATCCTCGGGGATCGAGGGGGTCGACGACCTGCTCCACGGCGGGCTCGAACGCGGGACGGTCAGCATCGTCAGCGGGCCGACGGGTGTCGGCAAGACGACGCTGAGCACGCAGTTCATGAAGGAGGCCGCCGGACGCGGCGAGCGCTCCGTCATCTACCTGTTCGAGGAGAACCGGCAGACGTTCCTCACGCGCTCCCGCGCCGTCGGGATCCCGGTCGACGAGATGATCGAGCGGGGGACGCTCCAGGTGAACGAGGTGGAGGCGCTGGAGCGGTCGCCACAGGAGTTCGCCCGCATGGTCCGCGAGGAGGTCGAGGAGCGCGGCGCTGACATCGTGATGGTCGACGGCATCGCGGGCTACCGGCTCACGCTCCGCGGCGAGGAGGGGATGATGCTCCAGCAGATGCACGCGCTGGGACGGTACCTCAAGAACATGGGGGTGACCGCCATCTTCATCGACGAGACGCGGAACATCACCGGTCAGTTCAAGGCGACCGTCGAGAACATCAGTTACCTCGCCGACAACATCGTCTTCCTCCGGCACCTGGAGGTCCAAGGCGAGATGCGGAAGGCGATCGGCGTCCTGAAGAAGCGGACGAGCGACTTCGAGCGGACGATCCGCGAGTTCCGCATCACCGAGGAGGGCGTCTCGGTCGGCGAGCCGATGACGGGGCTGCGCGGCATCCTGAGCGGAACGCCGGAGGTCGTCGACGACGCGTCGGGGTTGGAGCGGGCCGACGAGGAGTGA
- a CDS encoding PAS domain-containing protein, translated as MDTGPEGLADGAPSGSGGVDAPAEEAADAGPADRIDDAPDGGAPEPDREPRVLLFMRPGRDRDLVSEVLSGRFETHATTDVESLESTFDCCVFDAHEFNRVAGSIQRRRELAAPVFLPFVLLVSDDAGGPTAENTWDYVDDVIELPVRKRALRIRVGNLVERRRTSLRLAARERRLEETVEDLRLKERAMDEAPVGITIADVDGSGEGDNPVVYANDEFEALTGYGSEMFGADCRFLQGEDTDPETVATLREAIDEERPIAVDVLNYRRNGQKFWNRLTIAPIRDEEGAVTHYVGFQTDITERKIRERRLEVMKRVLSHNLRNKMNLITGYTELLRRDIDDEEALDSLAVIDRTADDLMGIAGAVQKLDHTLSDSASDGEEIGLRDRLIELRSRVQDRYPEATVSLSVPPDDPLETTIVGLATAIEEGMENAVKHNDDPNPSVEVRVERESTGWLAVEIADDGPGIPDHETRVLERGETSLTHADRLGIWLMYWVVSKAGGDFSVDTSSEGTTLRMVVPARPRDGTLSTG; from the coding sequence ATGGACACGGGCCCCGAGGGGCTCGCCGACGGTGCGCCCTCCGGAAGCGGCGGCGTCGACGCGCCCGCCGAGGAGGCCGCCGACGCCGGACCCGCGGACCGGATCGACGACGCCCCGGACGGAGGCGCGCCTGAACCCGACCGGGAGCCGCGGGTGTTGCTGTTCATGCGGCCGGGTCGCGACCGAGATCTGGTGTCCGAGGTGCTGAGCGGTCGGTTCGAAACCCACGCGACGACCGACGTGGAGTCGCTCGAATCGACGTTCGACTGCTGCGTCTTCGACGCCCACGAGTTCAACCGCGTCGCCGGGTCGATCCAGCGACGGCGGGAGCTGGCCGCGCCCGTCTTCCTCCCGTTCGTCCTGCTCGTGAGCGACGACGCGGGCGGGCCGACGGCGGAGAACACGTGGGACTACGTCGACGACGTCATCGAGCTGCCGGTGCGGAAGCGGGCCCTCCGAATCAGGGTCGGCAACCTCGTCGAGCGGCGGCGCACCTCGCTCCGGCTCGCGGCCCGCGAACGGCGGCTCGAAGAGACCGTCGAGGACCTCCGGCTGAAGGAGCGCGCGATGGACGAGGCGCCGGTCGGGATCACGATCGCCGACGTCGACGGGAGCGGCGAGGGAGACAACCCGGTCGTGTACGCGAACGACGAGTTCGAGGCGCTCACCGGCTACGGCTCCGAGATGTTCGGCGCGGACTGCCGGTTCCTGCAGGGGGAGGACACGGATCCGGAGACGGTCGCGACGCTCCGGGAAGCGATCGACGAGGAGCGGCCGATCGCGGTCGACGTCCTGAACTACCGCCGCAACGGTCAGAAGTTCTGGAACCGACTCACGATCGCCCCGATCCGCGACGAGGAGGGGGCGGTCACGCACTACGTCGGCTTCCAGACGGACATCACGGAGCGGAAGATCCGGGAACGACGGCTGGAGGTGATGAAACGCGTGCTCAGCCACAACCTCCGGAACAAGATGAACCTCATCACGGGGTACACCGAACTGCTGCGGCGGGACATCGACGACGAGGAGGCGCTCGACTCGCTGGCGGTCATCGACCGCACGGCTGACGACCTGATGGGGATCGCCGGGGCGGTCCAGAAGCTCGATCACACCCTCTCCGACTCCGCGTCGGATGGGGAGGAAATCGGGCTCCGCGACCGCCTGATCGAGCTGCGGTCGCGGGTCCAAGACCGGTACCCCGAGGCGACGGTCTCCCTCTCGGTGCCCCCCGACGACCCGCTGGAGACGACCATCGTCGGCCTGGCGACGGCGATCGAGGAGGGGATGGAGAACGCCGTCAAACACAACGACGACCCGAACCCGTCGGTCGAGGTCCGCGTCGAACGGGAGTCGACGGGGTGGCTCGCGGTCGAGATCGCCGACGACGGGCCCGGCATCCCGGACCACGAGACGCGCGTGCTCGAGCGGGGCGAGACGTCGCTGACGCACGCCGACCGGCTCGGGATCTGGCTGATGTACTGGGTCGTGAGCAAGGCGGGCGGGGACTTCTCGGTCGACACGTCGAGCGAGGGGACCACGCTTCGGATGGTCGTGCCGGCGCGCCCCCGCGACGGGACGCTGAGCACGGGGTGA
- a CDS encoding transcription factor: protein MAFEDLLNDPVIQKYLHELVGPTGMPVAAAPPDGEVTDEELAEELGLELNDVRRALFILYENDLATYRRVRDEDSGWLTYLWTFHYDNIPENLEEEMYRLLDALEEREEYERTHEFYLCEVCSIRFEFGEAMDFGFECPECGSPVEAMDNDRLREAMDRRVEELRDELNVDVTG, encoded by the coding sequence ATGGCTTTTGAGGATCTACTGAACGACCCCGTCATCCAGAAGTACCTCCACGAGCTGGTGGGGCCGACGGGGATGCCGGTCGCGGCCGCGCCGCCCGACGGCGAGGTCACCGACGAGGAGCTGGCGGAGGAGCTCGGACTGGAGCTCAACGACGTCCGACGCGCGCTGTTCATCCTCTACGAGAACGACCTCGCGACGTACCGCCGGGTGCGCGACGAGGACTCGGGGTGGCTCACGTACCTCTGGACGTTCCACTACGACAACATCCCGGAGAACCTCGAAGAGGAGATGTACCGCCTGCTCGACGCCTTAGAGGAGCGCGAGGAGTACGAGCGCACCCACGAGTTCTACCTCTGTGAGGTGTGTTCGATCCGCTTCGAGTTCGGCGAGGCGATGGACTTCGGCTTCGAGTGCCCCGAGTGCGGCTCCCCGGTCGAGGCGATGGACAACGACCGCCTCCGCGAGGCGATGGACCGGCGCGTCGAGGAGCTCCGCGACGAACTCAACGTGGACGTGACCGGCTGA
- a CDS encoding DUF2110 family protein, producing the protein MVVLATKCYVDGDARDRALDGMGSLVANDVGELSVDWQVGVRDDGFVQVDVTGEDAEVARNVLAETWGEIVAHDGGLEAGEEYVGTLESWDDDGFVLDAGVDVRIPADEIGLGRGSPAQVVERFGLVQHLSLRFVYGGDVGDPDAEPSRLADAERDRLYDWQRGDGRVNVNSATRGEVRATVNRAGHAQDIITVERLGLLEQSIVCTENTDPPGLLAAIGSYLPAEMRCVV; encoded by the coding sequence ATGGTCGTCCTCGCAACCAAGTGCTACGTCGACGGGGACGCCCGCGACCGCGCGCTCGACGGCATGGGATCGCTCGTCGCCAACGACGTCGGCGAGCTGAGCGTCGACTGGCAGGTCGGCGTCCGCGACGATGGCTTCGTGCAGGTGGACGTGACCGGCGAGGACGCCGAAGTGGCCCGGAACGTGCTCGCGGAGACGTGGGGCGAGATCGTCGCCCACGACGGCGGCCTCGAGGCTGGCGAGGAGTACGTCGGCACCCTCGAGTCGTGGGACGACGACGGGTTCGTCCTCGACGCGGGCGTCGACGTGCGGATCCCCGCCGACGAGATCGGGCTCGGCAGGGGGTCGCCGGCGCAGGTCGTCGAGCGGTTCGGGCTGGTCCAACACCTCTCGCTGCGGTTCGTCTACGGCGGCGACGTCGGCGACCCGGACGCGGAGCCGAGCCGCCTCGCCGACGCCGAGCGCGACCGCCTGTACGACTGGCAGCGCGGGGACGGCCGGGTCAACGTCAACTCGGCGACCCGCGGCGAGGTGCGCGCGACGGTGAATCGCGCGGGCCACGCGCAGGACATCATCACCGTGGAGCGACTCGGCCTCTTAGAGCAGAGCATCGTCTGCACCGAGAACACCGACCCGCCGGGGCTGCTCGCCGCGATCGGTTCGTACCTCCCGGCGGAGATGCGCTGCGTCGTCTGA
- a CDS encoding DUF5803 family protein produces MNRRFALAVAVVALLAVSAGCLTYVNDGGEVANETLDAEPPHEYEFDAERDAAFNLSTGNQYTTVYDVSDIEELRLYRQTPYAGDQPLEFEAFRYRTADGEVLNGTEFRARGGEVDRTPDETWIRFPEEMGEGKVAFSAAGSPRRFTTLAYVDGSYAVTLPPGFSTDFPVVGHVAPRDYEVETVDGRDRITWESVEGGSVVVQSYRETDLLVFGVILAVALVAAVVGTAYFRRQLEALRERRRELGLGVYDDEE; encoded by the coding sequence GTGAACCGACGATTCGCCCTCGCTGTCGCCGTCGTCGCGCTGCTCGCCGTCAGCGCGGGCTGTCTCACCTACGTCAACGACGGGGGCGAGGTCGCGAACGAGACGCTCGACGCGGAGCCGCCGCACGAGTACGAGTTCGACGCGGAGCGCGACGCCGCGTTCAACCTCTCGACCGGGAATCAGTACACGACGGTGTACGACGTCTCCGATATCGAGGAGCTCCGGCTGTACAGGCAGACGCCGTACGCCGGCGACCAGCCGCTGGAGTTCGAGGCGTTCCGGTACCGGACCGCCGACGGCGAGGTGCTCAACGGCACCGAGTTCCGCGCCCGCGGCGGTGAGGTCGATCGGACGCCGGACGAGACGTGGATCCGCTTCCCCGAGGAGATGGGCGAGGGGAAGGTCGCCTTCTCCGCGGCCGGGTCGCCCCGCCGGTTCACCACGCTGGCGTACGTCGACGGGTCGTACGCGGTGACGCTCCCGCCCGGGTTCAGCACCGACTTCCCGGTCGTCGGTCACGTCGCGCCGCGCGACTACGAAGTCGAGACGGTCGACGGCCGCGACCGGATCACCTGGGAGTCGGTGGAGGGCGGGTCGGTCGTGGTCCAGTCGTACCGCGAGACCGATCTGCTCGTCTTCGGCGTGATCCTCGCCGTCGCGCTCGTCGCGGCGGTCGTCGGGACCGCCTACTTCCGGCGCCAGCTGGAGGCGCTCCGAGAGCGCCGCCGGGAGCTGGGGCTCGGCGTGTACGACGACGAGGAGTAG
- a CDS encoding competence/damage-inducible protein A, translating to MNAAVVTVGDELLVGDTENTNATWLCDRLDERGVVVRRVTVVPDEVGEIARVVNEYHAEYDAVVVTGGLGPTHDDVTMDGVAAAFGRGLERNEEAAAWLAERGYSADDLAAETTHLPADCRPLANEAGVAPGAVVESVYVLPGVPTEMEAMFESVADEFDGTPTHTVTVDVDEPESALLDRFTELQAEFDVSVGSYPGESVRVKITATSAAEAERAAEWVRERSTLVESR from the coding sequence ATGAACGCCGCCGTCGTCACCGTCGGGGACGAGCTCCTCGTCGGCGACACCGAGAACACGAACGCGACGTGGCTCTGCGACCGGCTCGACGAACGCGGGGTCGTCGTCCGACGCGTGACCGTCGTGCCCGACGAGGTCGGCGAGATCGCGCGCGTCGTCAACGAGTACCACGCCGAGTACGACGCCGTGGTCGTCACCGGCGGGCTCGGTCCGACCCACGACGACGTGACGATGGACGGGGTCGCGGCCGCCTTCGGCCGGGGGCTCGAGCGGAACGAGGAGGCCGCGGCGTGGCTCGCCGAGCGCGGGTACAGCGCCGACGACCTCGCCGCGGAGACGACGCACCTGCCGGCCGACTGCCGCCCGCTCGCCAACGAGGCCGGCGTCGCGCCAGGCGCCGTCGTCGAGTCGGTGTACGTCCTCCCCGGCGTCCCGACGGAGATGGAGGCGATGTTCGAGTCGGTCGCCGACGAGTTCGACGGGACGCCGACCCACACCGTCACGGTCGACGTCGACGAGCCGGAGAGCGCCCTGCTCGACCGGTTCACGGAACTGCAAGCGGAGTTCGACGTCAGCGTCGGCTCCTACCCCGGCGAGAGCGTCCGGGTGAAGATCACGGCGACGAGCGCGGCCGAGGCCGAGCGCGCCGCCGAGTGGGTCCGGGAGCGGTCGACGCTGGTCGAGTCGCGCTGA
- a CDS encoding ATP-NAD kinase family protein: MHVGFVMNPVAGMGGRVGLKGTDGKVAEAIARGAEPRAPDRARRALARLATVAPDASVSTAADPMGERLVREAGFDPVRVVDPFGDDRNEDREPPGPTETTAAHTARVVEAFVASGGDDSEGDGTADPVDLVLFVGGDGTATDVAAALEAADSEVPMLGVPAGVKVYSSVFAVSPEDAAEVAATFSRTERREVMDIDEDAYREGEVHPELRAVARVPVADDLQSSKQTASGTVESLAEGVADDIRERDGEGVAFVLGPGSTVGAIKAELGFEPSPIGVDVWRDGEVVLRDGTEREILDALGEENVIVVSPIGGQGFVFGRGNPQLSPAVIRRCDLRIVASRAKLDDVRALRVDTDDPDLNEELAGWVRVRVGKFETRMMKIV; this comes from the coding sequence ATGCACGTCGGCTTCGTGATGAATCCGGTGGCCGGGATGGGAGGCCGCGTCGGCCTCAAGGGCACCGACGGGAAGGTCGCGGAGGCGATCGCTCGGGGCGCGGAGCCGCGCGCTCCCGACCGCGCGCGGCGGGCGCTAGCGCGGCTCGCGACGGTCGCGCCGGACGCCAGCGTCTCGACCGCAGCAGACCCGATGGGCGAGCGGCTGGTCAGGGAGGCCGGGTTCGACCCGGTCCGCGTCGTCGACCCGTTCGGCGACGACCGAAACGAAGACCGCGAGCCGCCCGGCCCCACGGAGACGACTGCGGCCCACACCGCGCGCGTCGTCGAGGCGTTCGTCGCGAGCGGCGGGGACGACAGCGAGGGGGACGGCACCGCCGATCCGGTCGACCTCGTGCTGTTCGTCGGCGGCGACGGCACCGCGACCGACGTGGCGGCGGCGCTGGAGGCGGCGGACAGCGAGGTCCCGATGCTCGGCGTCCCCGCCGGGGTGAAGGTGTACTCCTCCGTGTTCGCCGTCTCGCCGGAGGACGCGGCCGAGGTCGCGGCGACGTTCTCTCGCACCGAGCGCCGCGAGGTGATGGACATCGACGAGGACGCCTACCGCGAGGGAGAGGTCCACCCGGAGCTCCGGGCGGTCGCGCGCGTCCCCGTCGCCGACGACCTCCAGTCGTCGAAACAGACAGCGAGCGGGACCGTGGAGTCGCTCGCCGAGGGGGTCGCCGACGACATCCGCGAGCGCGACGGGGAGGGCGTCGCCTTCGTGCTCGGTCCGGGCTCGACCGTCGGCGCGATCAAGGCCGAGCTGGGGTTCGAGCCGTCGCCGATCGGCGTCGACGTGTGGCGCGACGGCGAGGTGGTGCTGCGGGACGGGACGGAGCGCGAGATCCTCGACGCGCTCGGCGAGGAGAACGTGATCGTGGTCTCGCCGATCGGCGGGCAGGGGTTCGTCTTCGGCCGCGGGAACCCGCAGCTGTCGCCGGCGGTGATCCGGCGGTGCGACCTGCGGATCGTCGCCTCGCGGGCGAAGCTCGACGACGTGCGCGCGCTCCGGGTCGACACCGACGACCCCGACCTCAACGAGGAGCTGGCGGGGTGGGTCCGGGTCCGCGTCGGGAAGTTCGAGACGCGGATGATGAAGATCGTCTGA
- a CDS encoding 4a-hydroxytetrahydrobiopterin dehydratase: MPSSLADQPVEPSEEGDEPLTDDEYADYLAELGDAWEVVDDHHLEASYEFDDFATALAFTNDVGELAEEEWHHPDLHLSWGEVGVEMWSHDIGGLHESDFVMAARMDRIYEEYGDD; encoded by the coding sequence ATGCCATCATCGCTCGCGGACCAGCCGGTCGAACCGTCGGAGGAGGGCGACGAGCCGCTGACCGACGACGAGTACGCCGACTACCTCGCCGAGCTCGGGGACGCGTGGGAGGTCGTCGACGACCACCATCTGGAAGCGTCCTACGAGTTCGACGACTTCGCGACCGCGCTGGCGTTCACCAACGACGTCGGCGAGCTCGCCGAGGAGGAGTGGCACCACCCGGACCTGCACCTGTCGTGGGGCGAGGTCGGCGTCGAGATGTGGAGCCACGACATCGGCGGGCTCCACGAGTCCGACTTCGTGATGGCCGCGCGGATGGATCGGATCTACGAGGAGTACGGCGACGACTGA
- a CDS encoding ATPase, which produces MSGSRSDDPPVLLVAGGARVDAGKTTFSTGLVSSLADRAGDAVGVKPRAGNDRWFDHDDYRIATDSGRLYGKDARRLAAASTRPLGAVGGERRPEAVMPESINPLHRLWRPTPGRTGMLGDADRTFLCDRVTGADGSRFVVNGAAEAAGLLPDDLAERLPLSDATRVDDVAAFNDVMTADYLPAFDRLAERVAATAVPVAVESYADVAGPLPRDGPVTPDAVAVVDPGRARIYAGDRYAKARAVASGSPREGTMEEHTGTVTDMIEPLTTVGLPALGGEARGDPKRVAERYETAYEALFEAV; this is translated from the coding sequence GTGAGCGGGAGCCGATCCGACGACCCGCCGGTCCTGCTCGTCGCGGGCGGCGCCCGCGTCGACGCCGGCAAGACGACGTTCTCGACGGGGCTGGTGTCGAGCCTCGCCGACCGGGCCGGCGACGCGGTCGGCGTCAAACCCCGCGCCGGCAACGACCGCTGGTTCGACCACGACGACTACCGGATCGCGACCGACTCCGGACGCCTCTACGGGAAGGACGCGCGGCGACTCGCGGCCGCGAGCACGCGACCGCTCGGGGCGGTCGGCGGCGAGCGCCGCCCCGAGGCGGTCATGCCCGAGTCGATCAACCCCCTCCACCGGCTCTGGCGGCCGACGCCCGGACGGACCGGGATGCTCGGCGACGCGGACCGCACGTTCCTCTGCGACCGCGTCACCGGGGCGGACGGGAGCCGGTTCGTCGTCAACGGCGCGGCCGAGGCGGCGGGGCTCCTGCCCGACGACCTCGCCGAGCGGCTCCCGCTCTCCGACGCGACCCGCGTGGACGACGTGGCGGCGTTCAACGACGTGATGACTGCCGACTACCTCCCGGCGTTCGACCGGCTCGCGGAGCGGGTCGCGGCGACGGCGGTCCCCGTCGCCGTCGAGTCGTACGCGGACGTCGCCGGCCCGCTCCCGCGAGACGGGCCCGTGACGCCCGACGCGGTCGCCGTCGTCGACCCCGGACGGGCGCGGATCTACGCGGGCGACCGGTACGCGAAGGCCCGCGCGGTCGCCTCCGGGAGCCCCCGCGAGGGGACGATGGAGGAGCACACGGGGACGGTGACCGACATGATCGAGCCGCTGACGACGGTCGGCCTCCCGGCCCTCGGCGGCGAGGCACGCGGGGACCCGAAGCGGGTCGCGGAGCGCTACGAGACCGCGTACGAGGCGCTGTTCGAGGCGGTCTGA
- a CDS encoding DUF5827 family protein, translated as MPEPKSTFDATYPCEFYEPAELFEPDLMYTVPEIARLLQGLEPDAQVDADTEAVLIDWAIPWVMSHAEDMVIAEPLEEDGPGYYGVAEHAVEEDTDAGDEDA; from the coding sequence ATGCCCGAGCCGAAGTCGACGTTCGACGCGACCTACCCGTGCGAGTTCTACGAGCCGGCGGAGCTGTTCGAGCCGGACCTGATGTACACCGTTCCCGAGATCGCCCGGCTCCTACAGGGGTTAGAGCCGGACGCGCAGGTCGACGCCGACACCGAGGCGGTGCTCATCGACTGGGCGATCCCGTGGGTGATGAGCCACGCCGAGGACATGGTCATCGCGGAGCCGCTGGAGGAGGACGGTCCCGGCTACTACGGGGTCGCCGAGCACGCGGTCGAGGAGGACACCGACGCGGGCGACGAGGACGCGTGA
- the sod gene encoding superoxide dismutase, whose product MSYELDPLPYDYDALEPHISEQVLEWHHDTHHQGYVNGWNSAEETLEANREEHDFSSSAGAIRNVTHNSSGHILHDLFWQNMSPEGGDEPSGALADRIEEDFGSYEAWKGEFEAAASGASGWALLVYDTFSNQLRNVVVDKHDQGAIWGGHPILALDVWEHSYYHDYGPARGEFVDNFFEVVDWNEPAARYEQAVELFE is encoded by the coding sequence ATGAGCTACGAACTCGATCCGTTACCGTACGATTACGACGCGCTGGAACCGCACATCTCCGAGCAGGTGCTCGAATGGCATCACGACACCCACCATCAGGGGTACGTGAACGGCTGGAACTCGGCCGAGGAGACGCTCGAAGCCAACCGCGAGGAGCACGACTTCTCCTCGTCCGCGGGCGCGATTCGGAACGTGACCCACAACTCGTCGGGCCACATCCTCCACGACCTGTTCTGGCAGAACATGTCACCCGAGGGCGGCGACGAACCCTCGGGCGCTCTGGCAGACCGGATCGAAGAGGACTTCGGCTCCTACGAGGCCTGGAAGGGCGAGTTCGAGGCCGCCGCCTCCGGCGCCTCCGGCTGGGCGCTCTTGGTGTACGACACGTTCTCGAACCAGCTCCGCAACGTCGTGGTCGACAAGCACGACCAGGGCGCCATCTGGGGCGGTCACCCCATCCTCGCGCTCGACGTCTGGGAACACTCCTACTACCACGACTACGGTCCGGCTCGCGGCGAGTTCGTCGACAACTTCTTCGAGGTCGTCGACTGGAACGAGCCCGCCGCCCGCTACGAGCAGGCCGTCGAGCTCTTCGAGTAA
- a CDS encoding DUF2064 domain-containing protein, with the protein MTVVVVMAQPPREGLVATGIAESTPLSTAEAADLYEALFRDAVLAVDRSGGELLVNYPVDDDLPAEHRTDTAPEAELRTLVADTLGGTEDARFERQVGSSFGARAGNTVTHLLREEGADSVAVVTPQAPLLSRTVIDSAAMKLRTNEVVLGPSTRGRTYYAGFTAPIDFDGAFEAPSLPTLAARGRDADRDVEFLASSPSMIDGDDLLDAVPLLRARFAAERVVPDYTAAFVHQHGLDVVVEDGEERVVRD; encoded by the coding sequence ATGACCGTCGTCGTCGTCATGGCGCAGCCGCCCCGCGAGGGGCTCGTCGCGACCGGGATCGCGGAGTCGACGCCGCTTTCGACCGCCGAGGCCGCCGACCTCTACGAGGCCCTGTTCCGCGACGCCGTCCTCGCGGTCGACCGCTCCGGCGGCGAGCTCCTCGTCAACTACCCGGTCGACGACGACCTGCCCGCGGAGCACCGCACCGACACCGCCCCCGAGGCCGAGCTGCGCACGCTCGTCGCCGACACCCTCGGCGGCACCGAGGACGCCCGCTTCGAGCGGCAGGTCGGGTCGTCGTTCGGCGCGCGCGCCGGCAACACCGTCACGCACCTGCTCCGCGAGGAGGGCGCCGACTCCGTCGCCGTCGTCACGCCGCAGGCGCCGCTGCTCTCGCGCACCGTCATCGACTCGGCCGCGATGAAGCTCCGGACGAACGAGGTCGTGCTCGGTCCCTCCACCCGCGGGCGCACCTACTACGCCGGCTTCACCGCGCCGATCGACTTCGACGGCGCCTTCGAGGCGCCGAGCCTCCCGACGCTGGCGGCGCGCGGCCGCGACGCCGACCGCGACGTGGAGTTCCTGGCGTCCTCGCCGTCGATGATCGACGGCGACGACCTGCTCGACGCCGTCCCGCTGCTGCGCGCACGGTTCGCCGCCGAGCGCGTCGTCCCCGACTACACCGCTGCGTTCGTCCACCAGCACGGGCTGGACGTGGTCGTCGAGGACGGCGAGGAGCGCGTGGTGCGGGACTGA